The following proteins are encoded in a genomic region of Tenebrio molitor chromosome 7, icTenMoli1.1, whole genome shotgun sequence:
- the Ask1 gene encoding mitogen-activated protein kinase kinase kinase 15 isoform X2: MPVPPIPTVIEPDAECRSVTDSVGSHSDISGHTLQAANGMMTRPHMDVVCVIDICQSGNLAHRKKALDEVNQACVQVGATLNHIQFEKLDFGETNVVSSFYNADMVIVDFSLPVQKSTLSYHLGVRESFNMKHNILIYNDTDAEVTERLKCSTQYPCISYILAEDGACVTTGRSNEGGELLNQRLKRSLQEVEIQSKAHMKEKFLSDLKKLTEQKSGEELKQVLHNIRKRLDDPNVLSGEVVLNMLFCFRDIQDYDAMVHLVDDLRALPTTRKFINSYICYLYAFALNRRKQEGDREKALKVCIEALKKRENHFPDMICLCGRIYKDKFTESDHKDQISLDQAIFWYRKGFEVQPNEYAGINLATLLVIGGADITNNEELQRIGMVLNNLIGKKGSLASLQDYWDVATFFEISVLFQHYSNAVQAAECMFKLKPPDWYLNSTVGNIQLIDRFRKKRDEEGSPEEKIFHFWMEFFLEATKPPAKDSFRFPALILEPSKEFMPSYVCVNLGAEPQTLQVTNLCVKSLKNNCTQIHDWEFTANNIRSISFYKRDERCLFLYVHHNSDDFQIFFPSESCRQCFYQLILELTDHQEGIFESEPPRDIRYEYERDEQSKRIVLGKGTYGVVYAARDLNTQVRIAVKEVPEKNLGAVQPLHEEIRLHSQLRHRNIVQYLGSMSEDNYFKIFMEQVPGGSLSALLRLKWGPMKSNEHTMAYYTRQILEGLKYLHDQKIVHRDIKGDNVLVNTYSGVVKISDFGTSKRLAGLCPSTETFAGTLQYMAPEVIDKGQRGYGAPADIWSLGCTVVEMATGKPPFIELGSPQAAVFKVGYYKVHPQVPDELSDRARHFILRCFEPDPDKRASAAQLLEDPFIGSERKKSMRLNTDFNRSVSVPVDKVIPRLPGCSAPNQTPTTPESDSQSRGSLLPPIQMPTSLTFNSLASTPSLEIESCQDGTERRNSSGTLLSPEVDATTETDGFYLLKKDSQRRTTLAKVLAQDGVKVCDVWMSKIRDKYMGETVLTLKHLAKLLDALKDYLTEPSLTVVETAVRQLKEELDFDVTAINQLQFAIYLYQESVNEVLRLHPIKPHWMFALDNLVRSGVQAAITVLSPELGENLANHSSPSTVNSAKSTKSSEGFDLRDQVVQFRSENARLLQELMDSLKQYQILVKQLIESIHSQSDVIKEICSRPREVQLKDEFDEDPRLSSWLQGLGVNEYGRKKILAEGYTLDEVLYNIAREDLQRIGLRGAVEFRIWRAIEQHRQSSTVYICNGLSDETSTV; the protein is encoded by the exons ATGCCTGTTCCTCCGATTCCGACAGTCATCGAGCCTGACGCAG AATGTCGAAGTGTCACAGACAGTGTAGGCTCCCATTCGGATATATCAGGACACACGCTCCAAGCCGCGAACGGGATGATGACGAGGCCTCACATGGACGTTGTTTGTGTCATAGATATATGCCAATCAGGCAATTTAGCCCACAGGAAAAAGGCTTTAGATGAGGTGAACCAAGCTTGTGTCCAGGTGGGAGCCACTCTCAACCACATTCAG tttgaaaagCTTGATTTTGGAGAAACCAATGTTGTGAGCAGCTTTTACAATGCAGATATGGTCATTGTCGACTTCTCCTTGCCCGTGCAAAAAAGCACATTGTCATACCATCTAGGAGTGAGGGAGAGTTTCAACATGAAAcacaacattttaatttataatgacacAGATGCGGAAGTAACTGAGCGACTAAAA TGTTCCACCCAGTATCCATGTATTTCATATATCTTGGCAGAGGATGGCGCTTGTGTGACTACTGGTAGGTCAAATGAAGGAGGTGAGTTATTAAATCAAAGGCTCAAACGCTCATTGCAAGAAGTAGAGATACAAAGCAA GGCCCAcatgaaagaaaaatttctGTCAGACTTGAAAAAATTAACGGAGCAGAAAAGCGGGGAGGAGCTTAAGCAAGTTCTGCACAACATCAGAAAGCGTTTAGACGATCCCAACGTTCTTTCTGGCGAGGTTGTGTTAAATATGTTATTTTGTTTTCGCGACATTCAGGATTACGATGCTATGGTTCATCTTGTTGACGATTTAAGAGCGCTGCCAACCACCAGGAAATTTATAAATTCCTACATTTGTTATCTTTACGCATTTGCCTTAAACAGAAGAAAACAGGAAGGAGATAGAGAGAAAGCTTTAAAAGTTTGCATTgaagcattaaaaaag aGAGAAAACCATTTTCCCGACATGATCTGCTTGTGCGGTCGCATTTACAAAGATAAATTCACAGAATCCGATCACAAAGATCAGATTAGCTTAGATCAAGCTATTTTTTGGTACAGAAAAGGTTTTGAAGTGCAACCCAATGAGTACGCAG GAATAAACTTGGCGACACTGTTGGTAATTGGTGGCGCTGACATCACCAACAATGAAGAACTTCAGCGTATCGGAATGGTCCTGAATAACCTGATAGGAAAAAAAGGCAGTTTAGCTTCTCTCCAGGACTACTGGGATGTGGccacattttttgaaatatctgTCCTTTTCCAACATTACTCAAATGCAGTGCAAGCTGCTGAGTGCATGTTCAAACTGAAACCGCCAGATTGGTACTTAAATTCGACAGTTGGTAACATACAACTGATCGACAGGTTCCGCAAAAAAAGAGACGAGGAGGGATCTCCAGAGGAGAAGATTTTCCATTTTTGGAtggaatttttcttggaagCGACCAAACCTCCCGCGAAGGATAGTTTCCGTTTTCCGGCTCTGATTCTGGAACCCAGCAAAGAGTTCATGCCAAGCTACGTTTGTGTTAATTTGGGGGCAGAGCCCCAAACGTTACAG GTAACAAATCTTTGTGTTAAAAGTCTGAAGAACAACTGCACCCAAATCCACGATTGGGAATTCACTGCCAACAATATCCGAAGTATTAGTTTTTACAAGCGCGACGAGCGTTGCCTGTTCCTTTATGTACATCACAACTCTGACGACttccaaatatttttcccCTCCGAAAGTTGCCGCCAGTGCTTCTACCAACTGATACTAGAACTGACTGACCACCAAGAAGGCATTTTTGAATCAGAACCACCACGTGATATAAGATACGAATACGAACGAGATGAACAGAGTAAACGTATAGTGTTAGGAAAAGGTACCTACGGAGTGGTCTACGCCGCTCGTGATTTGAATACGCAAGTGAGAATCGCCGTTAAAGAAGTGCCTGAGAAAAATTTAGGTGCGGTTCAACCGTTGCACGAAGAAATCCGACTCCACTCCCAGCTGAGACACAGGAACATCGTCCAGTATTTAGGGTCGATGTCTGAAGACAATtacttcaaaatatttatggaaCAAGTACCCGGAGGTTCACTGAGTGCCTTACTGCGTCTCAAATGGGGTCCCATGAAGTCCAACGAGCACACCATGGCATATTACACACGACAAATTCTTGAAGGACTGAAGTATCTCCACGATCAAAAAATCGTCCATCGCGACATCAAAGGTGACAACGTTCTGGTCAATACGTACAGCGGGGTAGTTAAAATTTCCGATTTCGGAACATCAAAGAGACTGGCCGGGTTGTGTCCCAGCACCGAGACTTTCGCAGGGACGCTCCAATACATGGCCCCGGAAGTTATAGACAAGGGACAAAGAGGATACGGGGCCCCGGCCGACATTTGGTCTTTGGGGTGCACCGTTGTCGAGATGGCCACCGGAAAGCCGCCCTTCATTGAGCTGGGTTCACCTCAAGCTGCCGTCTTTAAAGTGGGCTACTACAAAGTACACCCGCAAGTTCCCGACGAATTATCCGATAGAGCCCGTCATTTCATCCTGCGCTGCTTCGAACCCGATCCAGACAAAAGAGCTTCCGCGGCACAATTACTCGAAGACCCATTTAtag GATCCGAAAGGAAGAAAAGCATGCGGTTAAATACCGACTTTAACCGCAGCGTTTCGGTGCCGGTTGATAAAGTGATTCCGCGACTTCCTGGTTGTAGCGCCCCCAATCAGACGCCGACCACGCCGGAATCTGA CTCCCAAAGCAGAGGCTCCCTACTACCGCCCATACAAATGCCTACATCACTTACATTCAACAG CTTAGCATCAACACCTTCCCTCGAGATCGAGTCATGCCAGGACGGAACGGAAAGAAGAAATTCCTCCGGGACACTTTTATCACCGGAAGTCGACGCCACCACGGAAACAGACGGTTTTTATTTACTGAAAAAAGACTCTCAAAGACGCACAACACTTGCCAAAGTGCTCGCCCAAGACGGGGTCAAAGTCTGTGACGTATGGATGAGCAAAATCAGGGACAAATACATGGGAGAGACCGTTCTTACGCTAAAACATCTTGCCAAACTGCTTGACGCTTTGAAAGATTATTTGACGGAGCCTTCGTTGACCGTCGTCGAGACTGCCGTGAGACAACTTAAAGAAGAACTCGACTTTGACGTAACCGCAATAAATCAACTGCAATTTGCGATTTATTTGTACCAGGAA TCGGTCAACGAGGTTCTCCGTTTGCACCCAATCAAACCCCACTGGATGTTCGCCCTCGACAACTTGGTACGGTCGGGAGTCCAGGCCGCCATTACCGTCTTGTCGCCAGAATTAGGAGAAAACCTGGCAAATCACAGTTCACCCAGTACCGTCAATTCAGCAAAATCAACCAAAAGTTCCGAAGGTTTTGACCTGCGAGATCAAGTCGTCCAGTTTCGCTCGGAAAATGCCAGGTTGTTGCAAGAATTGATGGACTCTCTGAAACAGTATCAAATTCTC GTGAAGCAGCTCATCGAAAGTATTCACAGCCAGTCGGACGTGATCAAAGAGATTTGTTCGCGCCCGCGCGAAGTTCAACTGAAAGACGAGTTTGATGAGGATCCCAGACTGTCGAGTTGGTTGCAAGGACTCGGGGTGAACGAATACGGAAGGAAGAAGATTCTAGCGGAAGGATATACGCTCGACGAGGTGCTGTACAACATCGCGAGGGAGGATTTGCAAAGGATCGGGCTCAGAGGGGCCGTCGAGTTTCGGATTTGGAGAGCAATAGAACAACACAGGCAAAGTTCCACCGTGTACATATGCAACGGGTTGTCAGACGAAACCAGTACTGTTTAA
- the Ask1 gene encoding mitogen-activated protein kinase kinase kinase 15 isoform X3 yields MPVPPIPTVIEPDAECRSVTDSVGSHSDISGHTLQAANGMMTRPHMDVVCVIDICQSGNLAHRKKALDEVNQACVQVGATLNHIQVFEKLDFGETNVVSSFYNADMVIVDFSLPVQKSTLSYHLGVRESFNMKHNILIYNDTDAEVTERLKCSTQYPCISYILAEDGACVTTGRSNEGGELLNQRLKRSLQEVEIQSKAHMKEKFLSDLKKLTEQKSGEELKQVLHNIRKRLDDPNVLSGEVVLNMLFCFRDIQDYDAMVHLVDDLRALPTTRKFINSYICYLYAFALNRRKQEGDREKALKVCIEALKKRENHFPDMICLCGRIYKDKFTESDHKDQISLDQAIFWYRKGFEVQPNEYAGINLATLLVIGGADITNNEELQRIGMVLNNLIGKKGSLASLQDYWDVATFFEISVLFQHYSNAVQAAECMFKLKPPDWYLNSTVGNIQLIDRFRKKRDEEGSPEEKIFHFWMEFFLEATKPPAKDSFRFPALILEPSKEFMPSYVCVNLGAEPQTLQVTNLCVKSLKNNCTQIHDWEFTANNIRSISFYKRDERCLFLYVHHNSDDFQIFFPSESCRQCFYQLILELTDHQEGIFESEPPRDIRYEYERDEQSKRIVLGKGTYGVVYAARDLNTQVRIAVKEVPEKNLGAVQPLHEEIRLHSQLRHRNIVQYLGSMSEDNYFKIFMEQVPGGSLSALLRLKWGPMKSNEHTMAYYTRQILEGLKYLHDQKIVHRDIKGDNVLVNTYSGVVKISDFGTSKRLAGLCPSTETFAGTLQYMAPEVIDKGQRGYGAPADIWSLGCTVVEMATGKPPFIELGSPQAAVFKVGYYKVHPQVPDELSDRARHFILRCFEPDPDKRASAAQLLEDPFIGSERKKSMRLNTDFNRSVSVPVDKVIPRLPGCSAPNQTPTTPESDLASTPSLEIESCQDGTERRNSSGTLLSPEVDATTETDGFYLLKKDSQRRTTLAKVLAQDGVKVCDVWMSKIRDKYMGETVLTLKHLAKLLDALKDYLTEPSLTVVETAVRQLKEELDFDVTAINQLQFAIYLYQESVNEVLRLHPIKPHWMFALDNLVRSGVQAAITVLSPELGENLANHSSPSTVNSAKSTKSSEGFDLRDQVVQFRSENARLLQELMDSLKQYQILVKQLIESIHSQSDVIKEICSRPREVQLKDEFDEDPRLSSWLQGLGVNEYGRKKILAEGYTLDEVLYNIAREDLQRIGLRGAVEFRIWRAIEQHRQSSTVYICNGLSDETSTV; encoded by the exons ATGCCTGTTCCTCCGATTCCGACAGTCATCGAGCCTGACGCAG AATGTCGAAGTGTCACAGACAGTGTAGGCTCCCATTCGGATATATCAGGACACACGCTCCAAGCCGCGAACGGGATGATGACGAGGCCTCACATGGACGTTGTTTGTGTCATAGATATATGCCAATCAGGCAATTTAGCCCACAGGAAAAAGGCTTTAGATGAGGTGAACCAAGCTTGTGTCCAGGTGGGAGCCACTCTCAACCACATTCAGGTA tttgaaaagCTTGATTTTGGAGAAACCAATGTTGTGAGCAGCTTTTACAATGCAGATATGGTCATTGTCGACTTCTCCTTGCCCGTGCAAAAAAGCACATTGTCATACCATCTAGGAGTGAGGGAGAGTTTCAACATGAAAcacaacattttaatttataatgacacAGATGCGGAAGTAACTGAGCGACTAAAA TGTTCCACCCAGTATCCATGTATTTCATATATCTTGGCAGAGGATGGCGCTTGTGTGACTACTGGTAGGTCAAATGAAGGAGGTGAGTTATTAAATCAAAGGCTCAAACGCTCATTGCAAGAAGTAGAGATACAAAGCAA GGCCCAcatgaaagaaaaatttctGTCAGACTTGAAAAAATTAACGGAGCAGAAAAGCGGGGAGGAGCTTAAGCAAGTTCTGCACAACATCAGAAAGCGTTTAGACGATCCCAACGTTCTTTCTGGCGAGGTTGTGTTAAATATGTTATTTTGTTTTCGCGACATTCAGGATTACGATGCTATGGTTCATCTTGTTGACGATTTAAGAGCGCTGCCAACCACCAGGAAATTTATAAATTCCTACATTTGTTATCTTTACGCATTTGCCTTAAACAGAAGAAAACAGGAAGGAGATAGAGAGAAAGCTTTAAAAGTTTGCATTgaagcattaaaaaag aGAGAAAACCATTTTCCCGACATGATCTGCTTGTGCGGTCGCATTTACAAAGATAAATTCACAGAATCCGATCACAAAGATCAGATTAGCTTAGATCAAGCTATTTTTTGGTACAGAAAAGGTTTTGAAGTGCAACCCAATGAGTACGCAG GAATAAACTTGGCGACACTGTTGGTAATTGGTGGCGCTGACATCACCAACAATGAAGAACTTCAGCGTATCGGAATGGTCCTGAATAACCTGATAGGAAAAAAAGGCAGTTTAGCTTCTCTCCAGGACTACTGGGATGTGGccacattttttgaaatatctgTCCTTTTCCAACATTACTCAAATGCAGTGCAAGCTGCTGAGTGCATGTTCAAACTGAAACCGCCAGATTGGTACTTAAATTCGACAGTTGGTAACATACAACTGATCGACAGGTTCCGCAAAAAAAGAGACGAGGAGGGATCTCCAGAGGAGAAGATTTTCCATTTTTGGAtggaatttttcttggaagCGACCAAACCTCCCGCGAAGGATAGTTTCCGTTTTCCGGCTCTGATTCTGGAACCCAGCAAAGAGTTCATGCCAAGCTACGTTTGTGTTAATTTGGGGGCAGAGCCCCAAACGTTACAG GTAACAAATCTTTGTGTTAAAAGTCTGAAGAACAACTGCACCCAAATCCACGATTGGGAATTCACTGCCAACAATATCCGAAGTATTAGTTTTTACAAGCGCGACGAGCGTTGCCTGTTCCTTTATGTACATCACAACTCTGACGACttccaaatatttttcccCTCCGAAAGTTGCCGCCAGTGCTTCTACCAACTGATACTAGAACTGACTGACCACCAAGAAGGCATTTTTGAATCAGAACCACCACGTGATATAAGATACGAATACGAACGAGATGAACAGAGTAAACGTATAGTGTTAGGAAAAGGTACCTACGGAGTGGTCTACGCCGCTCGTGATTTGAATACGCAAGTGAGAATCGCCGTTAAAGAAGTGCCTGAGAAAAATTTAGGTGCGGTTCAACCGTTGCACGAAGAAATCCGACTCCACTCCCAGCTGAGACACAGGAACATCGTCCAGTATTTAGGGTCGATGTCTGAAGACAATtacttcaaaatatttatggaaCAAGTACCCGGAGGTTCACTGAGTGCCTTACTGCGTCTCAAATGGGGTCCCATGAAGTCCAACGAGCACACCATGGCATATTACACACGACAAATTCTTGAAGGACTGAAGTATCTCCACGATCAAAAAATCGTCCATCGCGACATCAAAGGTGACAACGTTCTGGTCAATACGTACAGCGGGGTAGTTAAAATTTCCGATTTCGGAACATCAAAGAGACTGGCCGGGTTGTGTCCCAGCACCGAGACTTTCGCAGGGACGCTCCAATACATGGCCCCGGAAGTTATAGACAAGGGACAAAGAGGATACGGGGCCCCGGCCGACATTTGGTCTTTGGGGTGCACCGTTGTCGAGATGGCCACCGGAAAGCCGCCCTTCATTGAGCTGGGTTCACCTCAAGCTGCCGTCTTTAAAGTGGGCTACTACAAAGTACACCCGCAAGTTCCCGACGAATTATCCGATAGAGCCCGTCATTTCATCCTGCGCTGCTTCGAACCCGATCCAGACAAAAGAGCTTCCGCGGCACAATTACTCGAAGACCCATTTAtag GATCCGAAAGGAAGAAAAGCATGCGGTTAAATACCGACTTTAACCGCAGCGTTTCGGTGCCGGTTGATAAAGTGATTCCGCGACTTCCTGGTTGTAGCGCCCCCAATCAGACGCCGACCACGCCGGAATCTGA CTTAGCATCAACACCTTCCCTCGAGATCGAGTCATGCCAGGACGGAACGGAAAGAAGAAATTCCTCCGGGACACTTTTATCACCGGAAGTCGACGCCACCACGGAAACAGACGGTTTTTATTTACTGAAAAAAGACTCTCAAAGACGCACAACACTTGCCAAAGTGCTCGCCCAAGACGGGGTCAAAGTCTGTGACGTATGGATGAGCAAAATCAGGGACAAATACATGGGAGAGACCGTTCTTACGCTAAAACATCTTGCCAAACTGCTTGACGCTTTGAAAGATTATTTGACGGAGCCTTCGTTGACCGTCGTCGAGACTGCCGTGAGACAACTTAAAGAAGAACTCGACTTTGACGTAACCGCAATAAATCAACTGCAATTTGCGATTTATTTGTACCAGGAA TCGGTCAACGAGGTTCTCCGTTTGCACCCAATCAAACCCCACTGGATGTTCGCCCTCGACAACTTGGTACGGTCGGGAGTCCAGGCCGCCATTACCGTCTTGTCGCCAGAATTAGGAGAAAACCTGGCAAATCACAGTTCACCCAGTACCGTCAATTCAGCAAAATCAACCAAAAGTTCCGAAGGTTTTGACCTGCGAGATCAAGTCGTCCAGTTTCGCTCGGAAAATGCCAGGTTGTTGCAAGAATTGATGGACTCTCTGAAACAGTATCAAATTCTC GTGAAGCAGCTCATCGAAAGTATTCACAGCCAGTCGGACGTGATCAAAGAGATTTGTTCGCGCCCGCGCGAAGTTCAACTGAAAGACGAGTTTGATGAGGATCCCAGACTGTCGAGTTGGTTGCAAGGACTCGGGGTGAACGAATACGGAAGGAAGAAGATTCTAGCGGAAGGATATACGCTCGACGAGGTGCTGTACAACATCGCGAGGGAGGATTTGCAAAGGATCGGGCTCAGAGGGGCCGTCGAGTTTCGGATTTGGAGAGCAATAGAACAACACAGGCAAAGTTCCACCGTGTACATATGCAACGGGTTGTCAGACGAAACCAGTACTGTTTAA